The Papaver somniferum cultivar HN1 chromosome 3, ASM357369v1, whole genome shotgun sequence genome includes a region encoding these proteins:
- the LOC113360866 gene encoding late embryogenesis abundant protein Lea5-like — MAARSFSKNAQLISSLIDGVSLSLNRSRGISSVATQAVGSRKSGMVVTGGEVKSKSPSAGSVSETSPWVPDPVTGYYRPESHADEIDVTELREMLLKQRQH, encoded by the exons atggcTGCTCGTTCTTTCTCTAAAAACGCTCAACTTATTTCTTCTCTCATCGATGGCGTTTCTCTTTCTCTTAACAG ATCCAGAGGAATCTCGTCAGTGGCAACACAAGCCGTTGGATCAAGAAAAAGTGGGATGGTGGTAACTGGGGGAGAGGTAAAATCGAAATCACCATCAGCAGGATCAGTATCTGAAACATCTCCATGGGTTCCGGATCCGGTTACTGGATATTACAGACCAGAGAGCCATGCGGATGAGATTGatgtgactgaacttagagagaTGCTTTTGAAACAGAGACAGCATTAG